From the genome of Rhodospirillaceae bacterium:
CAGCTTCCCTGAACAGGTTTTCAAAATCGAGCACGTAATGGGGAATACCGATGGCGTCAGCGACATTGCGGGCATCGGTGATATCGCGTCCGGCGCAACAGGTGCCGGGCCTGGAAATCGCTTCACCATGATCGTACAACTGCAAGGTAACGCCGATAACGTCATAACCTTGCTCTTTAAGCATGGCGGCGGTCACCGAACTGTCGACACCGCCGGACATGGCGACGACAACACGGGTTTCTGCCGGTGCCTTGTTGAGCCCCAAAGTATTGATCTCAGTATTCATGTGAGGGAATATAGGTGTTTCCGCTGCCCGTACAATGGGCAAAAACCCAAGCGAGCCGACAAAGGATCATTCAGATGATAACAACGACAGTGGCGGGCAGCCTTCCCAAACCGGCCTGGTTGGCCGAACCGGAGAAACTGTGGGCCCCATGGCGTCTGCAGGACGAGGAACTGATTGAAGGCCAGCAGGACGCCGCCTTGGCCTGGATAAAACTTCAGGAAGATGCCGGTATTGATATCGTTAGTGACGGTGAGCAATTCCGCAAACATTTCGTCCATGGCTTTCTGGAGCACATTGACGGCATCGACTGGCAACGTATGACCACCATGGGCATCCGCGATGATCGTTATGACGCCCAGGTTCCGACAGTCACATCCGCCGCCAGTCGCAAGAAATCCGTGCATGGGGAAGGTGCCAAGTTCTGCCGCAAACACACCGGCAATAAACTCAAATTCACCCTGCCCGGACCGATGACCATTTGCGACACCATTGCCGATGGCCATTACGGCAACCGCCCTGAAATGGCGATGGCCTTTGCTGCTCTATTGAACGAAGAAGCCCTGGAACTTGAAGCCCTAGGCGTTGACGTCATTCAATTCGATGAACCGGCTTTCAACGCGTTTATGGATCAGGTTCCGGTCTGGGGTGTCGATACCCTGCACAGGGCCATTGATGGGCTTTCCTGCAAAACCGCCGTCCACATTTGTTATGGTTACGGCATTCAGGAAAATATCGAATGGAAGGAAGGACTCGGCGATGAGTGGCGACAGTACGAAGAGTTCTTCCCGGCCCTCAATGACAGCCGCATTGATCAGGTCTCACTGGAATGCGCTGATTCAAAGGTGCCGATGTCGGTGCTTGCTTTACTAAAGGATAAGGAAGTCCTTGTCGGCGCCATTGATGTCGCCAGCGAGACCATTGAGACCCCTGAAAAGGTCGCCGCCACCTTGCGCGCGGCTATGGAATATGTTGACCCGGAACGGATCATTGCCTGCACAAATTGCGGCATGGCGCCACTGCCACGCGCAGTCGCCGAAGGTAAGCTCAAGGCATTGGGGGCCGGTGCGGCATTGCTGCGAAAAGAACTCGGCGTCTCATAAATCTTTGGGTGGTAGCGTACAAACCTGATCATAGGCATAGCGTTCTTTGATCAGGCCGTTGTACTGAAAAATATCGAGAGTCGCCTCGAACGCCTCGGGCGTGATCTCCACGTGCGAACTCCAGCAGCCAAGTTGCTGGTAGGTGGTGATACAATCAGCCAGCGCTGCCTCGTCTATTGCCGGGAAGTAAGGTTTTTCGGCACGTGCGATCTCTATCGCCGGAGTTTCGTTCATGTAGGCCCGGGTTTTCCTGTAGGCCCGAATGAAAGACGCCGCCATATCTGTTTCCAGCCAATCCCGGTTTGCCGCCAGACTGGAAAATCCACACGGGCCGATTTGCTTGCCAACTTGCGCCACGATATGACCGATACCATCGGCTTCCAGTTGCTGCGGGAAAGGCCCCTGCTGTTGCACGTATTGCCCTTTCCCCTCGCGAAAAGCCTCATCTATATCTGCGGCCCCGCCGGGGTTGATGGCGTTGATCTTGTCATAGTCGATACCGGCCTTGTGGCAAGCGTACCTGAACATGGCAAGCGGCTGACCACCGCCAAACAAAACCGCGTCTGAACCTTCAAGCTTGTCCCAGGTGAAATCAGGATCGGGCTGGCGGGCGGTAATGAAAAAACCATCCATCTCGTTAACTTGGGCAAAATGCGTGGTATCTGGCGTTTCGCCTTTTGATAGCGGTCCAAAACCCTGGCTTAAAGCAGATTGAACAACATGCGCAGAACCGTCCTCAAGGGCGGTGATTGCCGAAACACCGGGTTTTGCGACTGACCACTCAGGCTGCAATCCTTCTGCCTGCAAAAAGCCGCCGGACATGGTCGAGATCAGCGGCGAATAAAATGCCGAAAATAGGGTGAACTGAATATTGATCGTTGTCATTTGATTTTCTGTCAGGTGTTCCTTGGTACGATCACGACAGGAACTATAGGCGTTTTATACCCCCGTACAATGCTTCGTTCACTTACGGTTCAGGCAAATCCTGTAAAATTGGCCATCGTTTGAAAAGGCAGGAGTTCCGCCATGATTACAAGAACTGCCCTGATGACCCTGATTTTCGCCGTCGTGATCAACTGCGGCGCGGCGGCCTATGCGCTGATCAATAACGGCTCGTCGCTGGGCTTCCAGTCCACGTCCTATAGCTCATACGGATATGGCGACAACGACGACGATGATGATGATGATGATGATGATC
Proteins encoded in this window:
- a CDS encoding ABC transporter substrate-binding protein, whose product is MTTINIQFTLFSAFYSPLISTMSGGFLQAEGLQPEWSVAKPGVSAITALEDGSAHVVQSALSQGFGPLSKGETPDTTHFAQVNEMDGFFITARQPDPDFTWDKLEGSDAVLFGGGQPLAMFRYACHKAGIDYDKINAINPGGAADIDEAFREGKGQYVQQQGPFPQQLEADGIGHIVAQVGKQIGPCGFSSLAANRDWLETDMAASFIRAYRKTRAYMNETPAIEIARAEKPYFPAIDEAALADCITTYQQLGCWSSHVEITPEAFEATLDIFQYNGLIKERYAYDQVCTLPPKDL
- a CDS encoding methionine synthase; the encoded protein is MIQMITTTVAGSLPKPAWLAEPEKLWAPWRLQDEELIEGQQDAALAWIKLQEDAGIDIVSDGEQFRKHFVHGFLEHIDGIDWQRMTTMGIRDDRYDAQVPTVTSAASRKKSVHGEGAKFCRKHTGNKLKFTLPGPMTICDTIADGHYGNRPEMAMAFAALLNEEALELEALGVDVIQFDEPAFNAFMDQVPVWGVDTLHRAIDGLSCKTAVHICYGYGIQENIEWKEGLGDEWRQYEEFFPALNDSRIDQVSLECADSKVPMSVLALLKDKEVLVGAIDVASETIETPEKVAATLRAAMEYVDPERIIACTNCGMAPLPRAVAEGKLKALGAGAALLRKELGVS